From Cotesia glomerata isolate CgM1 linkage group LG3, MPM_Cglom_v2.3, whole genome shotgun sequence:
tgtcaaaataatttttttacaaatatctcacggtcataaaaaataaagaattatctACTGTTTATAAAAAGTTCAGTgcatctaaattaattattagtctcAGTAAATTAAATCACTCTAAACTATTCAATTgttactagaaaaaaaaaaaaacgcctgactttaaattattctCATCGACaacacattaaaaattatataaaaactggaaattttctaggtattcataattaattttctaaataaaatttttgtatttttttttttttttacaaatgagtTATTAATTGAATGTCACAATGAAGAGATCAAttgttttacaaaatttaaagttttagtaataattaaactaattaaaatttctctcagtgtataaatacatcgaaatttttttaaacactgaaattttatttaaaatttaattcataataaatataaaaaaaaaacaattttcctTGTTTCATTATCAacttaatgaataataaaagcttaaaattaattcgcatataagaatattattttacagaGAATGTATCTTCTTATAAATATACTGAAGATTAACTTAAAatggaattattttgacagcgtaaaaaaaatttttttttttttatatatatatatatatatatataatgatatttatatataatataatttatgtaaacGTCTTTATTGTACATTTGTTAGGTATATACCATgaatatatgatattttaagcTGTCAAACTGCAGCAAGAATTAGTTTTACGTGCAGTTTTATAAAATGCTTTAGATTGTATACTCAGACCTTCTGATTTTTGAACTAAATCATCCAATTTTTCACCTCTTTGTAATACTGCTTCTAAAGTGCTGTgctgaaaattataaaaagaaattattacttACTATAGCTATTCAAACaacaattgatttattaaaaattgttttaataacATACAAGTATGATTTTAGTTTCGTCCAGATCATTTTGCATTTTAGTCAATGAGTCAGCTTCCCGAGGATTTTGATACTTAGCAAGATAAACATTAGCTTGTGGAAAATCACAAGTCGGTTCATTCAATGTTGGCCATGAATTAGAAGGATACTTTGCTGCAAATTCATCTAATACTTTGGTAATAAGTGTATGTGACACTCTGTTCGGATATTCATGATCCGAAATTAAAACGCCAGCTAAACTGTCACCTCTTACGTAAACATGACACATATATTctgtaaatgataattttttaataaataactttgttaactaacttaatttcaatcaatttatactcaataaatattaaaaatggataaatttaataatacattTAAGTAACAATGGATttattgagataaaaaattttcagctccaataaatatataacttttataaCAAGTG
This genomic window contains:
- the LOC123260914 gene encoding synaptobrevin homolog YKT6 yields the protein MVKLYALTILYKGPTSATALKSVYDVDSFSYFQRGSVKEFMGFVSKTITERTQIASRQSVKEGEYMCHVYVRGDSLAGVLISDHEYPNRVSHTLITKVLDEFAAKYPSNSWPTLNEPTCDFPQANVYLAKYQNPREADSLTKMQNDLDETKIILHSTLEAVLQRGEKLDDLVQKSEGLSIQSKAFYKTARKTNSCCSLTA